Proteins from one Calditrichota bacterium genomic window:
- a CDS encoding MFS transporter, which yields MSIKNQLSIFPILLVNFIGTLGYSIILPFLIVLVIKLGGNELIYGIMGATYSFFQLIGAPILGRWSDKFGRKKILLLSQVGTFLAWILFIIALLIPNTTLIHIDSSFVGVFILTIPLLLLFAARALDGITGGNVSVANAYLADVTSDNDRKSNFGKMAASANLGFIIGPALAGVLGGTILGELLPVIMAMMISLIAVFVIAFKMPESNPCVLSKQLDEKRINKVFGQEQKECYKLEGAEKATLKNILKLKDIPLILILYFLIFLAFNFFYVAFPIHAIQSLDWSLLKLGIFFSLIGLILVLVEGPLLNKISGKFSDGILIIFGSILLGLSFFLFLNKNEVYIFIAVLFFSLGNGLMWPSFLSILSKVAGEKYQGAVQGYASSTGSLASIIGLITGGIIYGLIGISTFWIPGILMLVIFVLAFRLLLIDKKTHNN from the coding sequence ATTTCAATAAAAAATCAACTTTCTATTTTCCCGATTCTTTTAGTTAATTTTATAGGCACTCTTGGCTACAGCATTATATTACCTTTTCTAATTGTTTTGGTAATCAAATTAGGTGGTAATGAATTAATCTACGGTATAATGGGGGCAACCTATTCATTCTTTCAACTTATCGGTGCTCCAATACTCGGGAGGTGGTCTGATAAGTTTGGCAGAAAAAAAATCCTTTTATTAAGCCAGGTAGGAACCTTTCTTGCCTGGATATTATTTATTATAGCTCTCCTTATTCCAAACACAACCCTGATACACATCGACTCTTCATTTGTTGGAGTTTTCATCTTAACAATTCCCTTACTTCTCTTGTTTGCAGCCAGGGCATTGGATGGGATTACAGGCGGAAATGTATCTGTAGCAAATGCATATTTAGCTGATGTAACTTCAGATAACGACAGAAAAAGCAATTTTGGCAAGATGGCTGCATCTGCAAATTTAGGATTTATAATTGGGCCGGCTCTTGCAGGAGTTTTGGGTGGAACCATTTTGGGTGAACTTCTTCCGGTTATTATGGCAATGATGATATCTTTGATAGCAGTATTTGTTATTGCATTCAAAATGCCCGAGTCCAACCCATGTGTTTTATCCAAACAGCTGGATGAAAAGAGAATTAATAAGGTTTTTGGTCAGGAGCAGAAAGAGTGCTACAAACTAGAAGGCGCCGAAAAGGCAACATTAAAAAATATACTTAAACTAAAAGATATCCCATTAATACTGATTTTATATTTTCTCATTTTTCTGGCATTTAATTTTTTTTATGTGGCATTTCCCATTCATGCAATACAAAGCCTCGATTGGAGTCTTTTAAAGCTTGGGATTTTCTTTTCATTGATCGGGCTAATTTTAGTTTTGGTTGAAGGTCCTCTATTGAATAAAATTTCAGGTAAGTTTTCTGATGGGATCCTAATTATTTTTGGTAGCATTTTGTTAGGGTTAAGCTTTTTTCTTTTTCTAAACAAAAATGAGGTTTACATATTTATTGCGGTGCTGTTTTTCTCATTGGGCAATGGTTTAATGTGGCCATCATTTTTGTCAATTCTCTCAAAAGTTGCCGGAGAAAAATATCAGGGTGCAGTACAGGGTTATGCCAGCAGTACAGGCAGTTTGGCCAGCATTATTGGTCTTATTACCGGTGGGATAATATATGGTCTTATCGGCATTTCAACATTTTGGATCCCTGGAATATTAATGCTGGTTATTTTTGTACTTGCTTTTAGGTTATTGTTAATTGATAAAAAAACGCATAACAACTAA
- a CDS encoding DUF3380 domain-containing protein, whose translation MLATVSASALNVRSIPNISGQILGVLNEGSVVDVTEVDNNWLQIPFNDSIGFVSKIYMEIQPQVSKLYGFVNTALLNVRDVPTASGLILGTLFSGTKVSIVSQIPDWLEIEFNNGIGFVLSKYVDLFAQTKSYQADVIAATLNVRQKPDKKAQILGQVKNAMKLTVEADIGAWSEILFNGSSAYVFNKFLKRIEPDEEQGKITVADNADEENETKPEVAESLTDKLQPLQILPVSGTSEQKKVAMTWNRYGGLLNRLSKKNEIDVACAVAVLCVESSGKGFEQNNDNRMIIRFENHKFWKYWGKKNPADFRKHFQYNSDKVWTKHKWRKTENEEWQGFHGNQSKEWQVFEFARSIDADSAMLSISMGAPQIMGFHFERIGYQSIKEMFNSFATDISAHINGLFDFFSDPMVRKLRSLDFEGFAAGYNGSGQKVKYGKWIESHYKSFKQIKS comes from the coding sequence ATGTTAGCAACCGTTTCTGCTTCCGCTTTAAATGTCCGCTCTATTCCAAATATTTCCGGTCAAATCCTTGGCGTTTTAAACGAAGGCTCTGTTGTTGATGTTACAGAGGTTGATAACAATTGGTTGCAAATCCCATTTAATGATTCAATTGGGTTTGTTTCAAAAATATATATGGAAATTCAACCTCAAGTTTCTAAGCTGTATGGATTTGTAAATACAGCCCTTTTAAACGTAAGGGATGTACCAACTGCATCGGGATTAATTTTAGGTACTCTATTTAGTGGAACAAAAGTTTCTATTGTTTCACAAATTCCTGATTGGTTGGAAATAGAATTTAATAACGGCATCGGTTTTGTACTTTCTAAATATGTAGATCTTTTTGCTCAAACAAAATCATATCAAGCTGATGTTATTGCAGCCACACTTAACGTAAGACAAAAACCAGATAAAAAAGCACAGATTTTGGGGCAGGTTAAAAATGCTATGAAACTTACAGTTGAAGCAGATATTGGTGCCTGGAGTGAAATATTGTTTAACGGATCCAGCGCGTATGTCTTCAATAAGTTTCTGAAAAGAATTGAACCTGATGAAGAACAAGGTAAAATAACTGTTGCAGATAACGCTGATGAAGAAAATGAGACCAAACCTGAAGTTGCAGAATCTTTAACTGATAAATTGCAACCGTTACAAATACTTCCGGTTTCCGGGACATCTGAGCAAAAGAAAGTGGCGATGACCTGGAACAGATATGGTGGTTTGCTTAACCGGCTTAGCAAGAAAAATGAAATTGATGTCGCTTGTGCTGTTGCAGTTTTATGTGTAGAAAGTTCAGGAAAAGGATTTGAGCAAAACAATGATAATCGGATGATAATTCGTTTTGAAAACCACAAGTTTTGGAAGTATTGGGGAAAGAAAAACCCTGCAGATTTCCGTAAGCATTTCCAATATAATTCTGATAAAGTTTGGACGAAGCATAAATGGCGAAAAACTGAAAACGAGGAGTGGCAGGGTTTTCATGGAAACCAATCCAAAGAATGGCAGGTTTTTGAATTTGCGCGAAGTATTGATGCAGATAGTGCAATGCTTTCTATAAGTATGGGAGCACCACAAATAATGGGATTTCACTTTGAACGGATTGGCTATCAATCCATAAAAGAAATGTTTAACAGTTTTGCCACAGATATTTCAGCACATATTAACGGATTGTTTGATTTTTTCTCTGATCCGATGGTTAGAAAATTAAGATCACTTGATTTTGAAGGTTTTGCAGCCGGATATAATGGCAGCGGCCAAAAAGTAAAATATGGAAAATGGATCGAATCACATTATAAATCTTTTAAACAAATCAAAAGCTAA